The Capricornis sumatraensis isolate serow.1 chromosome 15, serow.2, whole genome shotgun sequence DNA segment CATTAGTCAACTGTTCCTGACCTACAGAATGGGCACTTCACAGGGTTCAACACAACACTGTCTCTAAATGATCAGGAAAAACAGAGGCATCAATGTTCGgggggagaaggcactggcaccccactccagtactcttgcctggaaaatcccatggatggaggagcctggcaggctgcagtccatggtgtcacgaacagtcagacacaactgaacgacttcacttgaatttttcactttcatgcattggagaaggaaatggcaacccactccagtattcttgcctggagaatcccaaggacagaggagcctggtgggctgccgtctagggggttgcacagagtcggacacgattgacgtgacttagcagcagcagcaatgttcaGGGAACACCAGCCACCTTCAGACCAGTGCTGTTCAGGACTCCCTGTGGCAGGGGAACGGATTGAAATCTGTGCTGACCATGTTGCACTGGGCACTGAAATATGGCTTTGTGACTAAGAAATGAACTTCCGTTTAATTAAAGTTTGAATACTTCTGTGTGGCTACCCTACTGGACAGTTGTAGACAGGAGCTTTTGCAGACACGTGTGAGATTCACTCGTCTGCAGGGTATGAAGGCCCGGCacacaggagatggtgaagaaagaTGTGAGATGAAAGCATGGTCTTCACACTCACTGCCATGCTTCACACTGACTCCCCACCTTCCTTCCACTGAAACTCTTCATGTCCAGATCGAGGTGCTCCCTTGGAGTGTGGAATTACAAGGCCTGTTGGTGAACATTCAGAAGGCTGTGCCCACATCACCCAGCAGCTGGGCAGCAGGAACTAGCCTAATGACTGCCTGACCTGCTGGGCCTCCACATTCTCACCCACTGGATGGACGCCCGAGATGGAGATCAAAGTTGTGAATCCATTTCTAAACGGTAAACCTTAAAAATCAAGTTGGGCTGAGCTTCAGTTGTCCAGTGAGACAGCTGGAAAAAATGTACCAGGTTGCTGGTCTGCCTCATTTCATCCACAATTATTCTGTTAtgttcaaagtgttagttgctcagttgtgtcctactctttgtgaccccatggactgtacagaccagcaggctcctctgtccatgggatttgccaggcaaggatactggactgggttgctgtgtcctcccagCTACTAAATAAACCAGTATTCCAATCATCAAATTGTTTGCATTCAACCACTTACATGGAATTTGGTGCTGTATCATCACTATAGCCTATTGACCTAGGGCCCCCTTTAGCAAAGAGCATAACTGCTCAAATGCGACTCAATGATTCAGGATTTATTTAAAACTCTCCCATCACCAAAAAATATTCATGCACCAAGATACCAATCTAATCCCTTACTCTCTGTAGAGATGTTCAAAGGCACACTCCTAACTCTGAAAGGAAAGAGTTCTGTTACAGCACGGTACCTCCAGCTCTGCACACAGGACACAGTTTCTAGTCCCAGAAACACCTTTCTCATCCCCCTCTCTGGTCCTCCCCCCAACCCAATCTCAACTGGCCCAGAACCCTGCATGGCTCCACCATCTGCCTCCAGCTTTCCTCCTTCACTTAAATAGAGAGGGATGTGGCATGTTTAGGACCTCAGAACTGGAAGCTTCTTCCTGGAAGGAACACGAACTGGCTGTCTGTGGCAGGGCTGACCTCTGGAGAGTTCACAAAGGAGTGGAGACATCACCAGGACTTCCCGGTGTCGGGTTAAATGGAAGTCAGGACGACCCAGCACAAAGGACAGCATCAGGGGACGCAAGGTGCTCCCCAGCCACGTAGGTCGTGAGTAAAGCACACAGCTGCCCTTCTGGAAAGGCTGGACCAAAGACCTGAGTCTCTGGGGACATTCACCAGTCACAAAGCTCTGTTAAGCTCTCTGGCTGTCCCCAACTCCAGAAAATGCCCAGACAGTTTCAGCACACCAGGCAAAACCTGGGAGGTTCCCAAGAGCCTGCAAAGTTTCATTTCCTTGGTGCTTCCTAGGCTGATGACCTCCGACCTCCAGGAGTTATTGCCAAACTGCCCTCGTTTGCACAAGGTCCCCCGTATGTCGCAGCACCTACCAGGAGCCTGTCTGACCCCACTGTGAGTGGGTGGTTCTATCTCCAGGCCACAGATAAGGAAATCCGAGTTCAGAGAGGTTGAGAACCCTGAGCAAAGGGTCTGTGGCGTGGCACGGGGTGGGACCCAGATTCTGGGACGTGGCAAGGCTGCGTCTACAGCGGGCTGGTTGGAGGCAAAACCagaccccacctccctcccggCCTCTGAACACTCTAGAAACTCATGCAACAGTAACCTCTCACACCTGTGGCCCACTCCCACGCGTGCTGGGTCTCCATGGCTTCTCTCTTCAGCAGCCCCTCTTTCCGACGTGGACCCGCACCCCGAAGTTTAAACAGCCTGGCCGACTCTCCACAATGCGGGCTTGCGGAAGCCAACCCCTTGACCATGATACCACCCAAGCTACCGATTTTTATCTGCCATCGGGGGAGGGCTCCCCGAGGCTTCCCAGATACTGCACTGGAAAGCGCGGACCGCAGCCCGCCCTCCCCAGCCCAGAGCGAGGCTGGGTGCCCCGGGCAGGAGCCAGACCGGGTGCCAGCGCCGGGCGGCCGCGCCAGGGATGCCGCTTCCCCTGGGCCTGGCACTGCCGGCCCATTCATCGTTCCCGGCCGGGCGCCCTCGCGCCGGGTCCGCGCGGCCAGCCGGGAAAACGGCGctccccggccccgccgccagggGGAGCAGGGAGTCGCCTGCCACCCCTCCGGGAAGTTGCCACCGCGGCCCACCGGGCGTCTGGCCCTGGACGGTCCAGGTCCCCGCACGGCgggccacccccacctccgcggtcccgcgcccgccccgccccgtcggCGCCGATCGGCCCAGCGGAGCCGGGGCCGCAGCCCGAAGTGGGCGCGCTCAGCCCCGGCCCCCATTCAATCCCGCCCCCTCTCCCCGCCGGCCTCCGCCGCcttccgcccccccacccccagcccggaCTCCAGCCCGGCAACGTCATCCGGCCGCTTCCCGAAGCTTAACCCCTTCCTCTGCCAGCtgcgcgccgccccgccccgccgccaaCTTTCTTCGCCCAACTTCGGAGCTCGCGGGCCGGCCCGACGGCCAGGCAGAgacgaagggaaggagggagcggCGGCCACGTCGCGCCGCGGGGCCGCGGCTGGTCCCGCCGACGGCGAGGACGTGGGGTTCACACAGCGGGCGCGCTCGGCCGACGCCCCCCCGCATGGGGTTCGGGCCCGGCAcacgccaccccccaccccggggcCCACCGGGACCCCCCCATCGCCCAGGTCCGCGACCGCGGCGACGGCGGGCGGCACCGCCGCCGGGGGAGGGGCCGCCAAGGAGACGTGTCACTCCCGgcgcggcccggcccggcccggcccggccccggcGCCCCGACGGCCCAGcccgcgcgccgccgccgctgctgcagGGCCCGGCCAAGTTTCTTACCTGCAGCCGGAGACGCGGGAGGGAGAGCGAGAGGGcaggagccgccgccgccgccgcggaaGCGGGAGAGAGAGGAGCCGGCCAAGCCTCTGCCGAGAAGCCGCCCCCTAAGCAGCTGCAGGCGCCTCGATCCCGACGCTGCCCGCCCCGTCCGCCGTCCGCTCCGGCCGCTCGCTGGCTGCGTGCGCGCGTGTGGAGTCGTGGCACTTTCTGCCTCGGAGCTGGCGAACGGCCCCCTCCGCAGGGATCGCCGCCTCCTGCCTTCCCCACCCGGGCCAGCCATTCATCGAGCCGCCTTTTCCCATTGGCTCGCACCCCGCCACTCCGTCGGCCGCTGGCCAGTCAGAGCGCCGGCGGCCGAGCCGCGGCGGCGCCCATTGGGCTAGGAGGCGGGCCTCCGCCTCGGCcaatgggagaggggaggagctgCGGGGcgccgcgggggcggggccggggtagggggcggggcgggggcggggccgcgtgGTGCGGCGCTCGGCCCTGCGCGGGGCCGAGGCGAGGCGGGGCCCGGACGCTCGGCCACGCGCAAGGGAGGGGGCCCTGGCCGGCCCCGCCCACCCCGGGCGCGGGCCCCGCGTGCGGGCGCCGACCCGGGCCAGGCTCTGGGCCGGCGGGGCCATGGAGGTTCGAATCCAGGCGGCTCTCCGCCCGCGCCCCT contains these protein-coding regions:
- the LOC138091098 gene encoding basic proline-rich protein-like; its protein translation is MASLFSSPSFRRGPAPRSLNSLADSPQCGLAEANPLTMIPPKLPIFICHRGRAPRGFPDTALESADRSPPSPAQSEAGCPGQEPDRVPAPGGRARDAASPGPGTAGPFIVPGRAPSRRVRAASRENGAPRPRRQGEQGVACHPSGKLPPRPTGRLALDGPGPRTAGHPHLRGPAPAPPRRRRSAQRSRGRSPKWARSAPAPIQSRPLSPPASAAFRPPTPSPDSSPATSSGRFPKLNPFLCQLRAAPPRRQLSSPNFGARGPARRPGRDEGKEGAAATSRRGAAAGPADGEDVGFTQRARSADAPPHGVRARHTPPPTPGPTGTPPSPRSATAATAGGTAAGGGAAKETCHSRRGPARPGPAPAPRRPSPRAAAAAAGPGQVSYLQPETREGEREGRSRRRRRGSGRERSRPSLCREAAP